The [Actinobacillus] rossii genome contains a region encoding:
- a CDS encoding F0F1 ATP synthase subunit I, translating to MSFVVNQAKQHYRHVLVIELGIITLLTFIVLVFKFDITLSFLFGLLSSFLPFCLFVYWIFFRYSPKNQSKMTALYRGEGLKWLLTIVLVVASFKLIMNLNVLAFFIGYIMMLFFNNLIPFVLSKVKI from the coding sequence ATGTCTTTTGTGGTTAATCAAGCAAAACAACATTATCGTCATGTATTAGTGATTGAGTTAGGGATTATTACCCTATTAACATTTATAGTGTTAGTATTTAAATTTGATATAACGCTTTCATTTTTATTTGGGTTATTGTCAAGTTTTTTACCCTTTTGTTTGTTTGTCTATTGGATATTTTTTCGATATTCCCCTAAAAATCAGTCGAAAATGACCGCACTTTATCGTGGCGAAGGCTTAAAATGGCTGTTAACAATTGTGCTGGTAGTCGCAAGTTTCAAACTGATTATGAATTTAAATGTGTTAGCTTTTTTTATAGGCTATATCATGATGTTATTTTTCAATAATCTTATTCCCTTTGTGCTTTCAAAGGTCAAAATTTAA
- the glpQ gene encoding glycerophosphodiester phosphodiesterase: MKLKTVLTMVALATITACSNQAQVQQMNNKDKIVIAHRGASGYLPEHTLESKALAFGQKADYLEQDLAMTKDNKLIVIHDHFLDGLTDVAKKFPKRARKDGRFYVADFTLKEIKTLEMTENFKVENGKQVQVYPNRFPIWKSHFTIHTFEEELEFIQGLEKSTGKKIGIYPEIKAPWLHHQEGKDIALETLKVLKKYGYDSKDDLVYLQTFDFNELKRIKTELLPKLGMDLKLVQLVAYTDWHETEEKDAKGQWVNYNYDWMFKDGAMAEVAKYADGVGPGWYMLVDDKNSKLGDVKYTPMVKDIAKNKLELHPYTVRKDALPAFFTDVNQMYDALLNKAGATGIFTDFPDTAVEFLKK, translated from the coding sequence ATGAAATTAAAAACTGTATTAACAATGGTAGCATTAGCCACAATTACAGCCTGTTCAAACCAAGCACAAGTACAACAAATGAATAATAAAGATAAAATTGTCATTGCTCATCGCGGTGCGAGTGGTTATCTTCCAGAACATACTTTAGAAAGTAAAGCATTAGCTTTTGGTCAAAAAGCCGATTATTTAGAACAAGATTTGGCGATGACCAAAGATAACAAATTAATTGTTATTCATGATCATTTTTTAGATGGTTTAACTGATGTAGCGAAAAAATTTCCAAAACGTGCACGTAAAGATGGACGTTTTTATGTAGCTGATTTTACTTTAAAAGAAATTAAAACCCTTGAAATGACAGAAAACTTTAAAGTAGAAAATGGTAAACAAGTTCAGGTTTATCCAAACCGTTTCCCAATATGGAAATCCCACTTTACTATCCATACTTTTGAAGAAGAACTTGAATTTATTCAAGGCTTAGAAAAATCAACAGGTAAGAAAATTGGTATTTATCCTGAAATCAAAGCCCCTTGGTTACACCATCAAGAAGGCAAAGATATTGCATTAGAAACCTTAAAAGTGTTGAAAAAATATGGTTATGACAGTAAGGATGATTTAGTTTACTTACAAACTTTTGACTTCAATGAACTTAAACGTATTAAAACAGAATTATTACCGAAACTTGGTATGGATCTCAAACTTGTTCAGTTAGTGGCATATACAGATTGGCACGAAACTGAAGAAAAAGACGCGAAAGGTCAATGGGTAAATTACAATTACGATTGGATGTTTAAAGACGGTGCAATGGCAGAAGTGGCTAAATATGCTGATGGCGTAGGCCCTGGTTGGTATATGTTAGTGGATGATAAAAATTCTAAACTAGGTGATGTTAAATACACACCAATGGTGAAAGATATTGCTAAAAATAAATTAGAATTACATCCATATACTGTGCGTAAAGATGCGTTACCCGCATTCTTTACTGATGTGAACCAAATGTATGATGCATTATTAAATAAAGCTGGTGCAACAGGTATCTTTACCGATTTCCCTGATACAGCAGTGGAATTTTTGAAAAAGTAA
- the atpF gene encoding F0F1 ATP synthase subunit B, translating to MNINATLIGQLIAFAIFVWFCMKFVWPPLIKAIEDRQAGIANALASAEKAKQEQADSKAAVEQEIIAAKEEAQKIIDLANKRRNDIFEEVKVEAEALKAKIVEQGYAEVESERKRVQEELRVKVASLAIAGAEKIVGRTVDEAANNDIIDKLVAEL from the coding sequence GTGAATATTAATGCAACACTAATTGGTCAACTCATTGCATTTGCCATTTTCGTATGGTTCTGCATGAAATTTGTTTGGCCACCGCTTATTAAAGCCATTGAAGATCGCCAAGCAGGTATTGCAAACGCGTTAGCATCGGCTGAAAAAGCGAAACAAGAACAAGCAGATTCTAAAGCCGCAGTAGAACAAGAAATTATTGCTGCTAAAGAGGAAGCACAAAAAATTATTGATTTAGCAAATAAACGTCGTAACGATATTTTTGAAGAAGTAAAAGTAGAAGCAGAAGCACTTAAAGCTAAAATTGTAGAACAAGGTTATGCTGAAGTGGAATCTGAACGCAAACGTGTTCAAGAAGAATTACGCGTAAAAGTGGCATCGCTTGCTATTGCTGGTGCTGAAAAAATTGTTGGTCGTACTGTGGATGAAGCCGCGAACAACGATATCATTGATAAATTAGTTGCAGAACTATAA
- the atpH gene encoding F0F1 ATP synthase subunit delta has product MSELTTIARPYAKAAFDFAVEKSAVGKWEEMLGFAAQVAENEQIQDFLKNTFSAQKAADTMISICGEQLDQYGQNLIRLMAENKRLTVLPAVFKEFLHYVEEHNATAEVEVVSAQPLNATQEQKIAAAMEKRLARKVKLNCSVDSSLIAGVIIRTDDFVIDGSSRGQLNRLASELQ; this is encoded by the coding sequence ATGTCAGAATTAACTACGATAGCTCGCCCTTATGCCAAAGCAGCATTTGATTTTGCCGTGGAAAAAAGTGCGGTTGGAAAATGGGAAGAAATGTTAGGATTTGCTGCTCAAGTGGCTGAAAATGAACAAATCCAAGATTTCTTAAAAAATACATTTTCTGCGCAAAAAGCCGCTGACACGATGATTTCAATTTGTGGCGAACAACTTGATCAATATGGGCAAAATCTGATTCGGTTAATGGCTGAAAATAAGCGTTTAACGGTTCTTCCTGCTGTATTTAAAGAATTTCTACATTATGTAGAAGAACATAATGCTACAGCGGAAGTGGAAGTCGTTTCAGCACAACCATTAAATGCAACACAAGAACAAAAAATTGCAGCCGCAATGGAAAAAAGACTTGCTCGTAAAGTTAAATTAAATTGCAGCGTAGATAGCTCCTTAATTGCAGGGGTTATTATTCGCACTGACGATTTTGTTATTGACGGTTCAAGCCGTGGGCAACTTAATCGTTTAGCAAGCGAATTGCAATGA
- the atpB gene encoding F0F1 ATP synthase subunit A, producing the protein MAGTTAEYISHHLTFLSSGEGFWAVHLDTIFFSIISALIFLFVFRKVAKNATSGVPGKLQCFIEMIVEWVNGLVKDNFHGSRDFVAPLALTVFCWVFVMNAIDLIPVDFLPQFANLFGIHYLRAVPSADISATLGMSICVFFLILFYTVKSKGVSGLVKEYTLHPFNHWAFIPVNFVLETVTLLAKPISLAFRLFGNMYAGELIFILIAVMYMADNFLLQALGLPLHLAWAIFHILVITLQAFIFMMLTIVYLSIAYNKADH; encoded by the coding sequence ATGGCTGGAACAACCGCAGAATATATAAGCCACCACCTAACATTTTTGTCTTCAGGGGAAGGCTTTTGGGCAGTGCATTTAGACACGATTTTCTTTTCTATCATTTCTGCTTTAATTTTCTTATTTGTGTTTCGCAAAGTAGCTAAAAATGCCACTTCGGGAGTGCCAGGAAAATTACAATGTTTTATTGAAATGATTGTAGAGTGGGTAAATGGTTTGGTAAAAGACAATTTTCACGGTTCTCGTGATTTTGTTGCTCCACTTGCGTTAACAGTATTCTGTTGGGTATTTGTGATGAATGCCATTGACTTAATTCCTGTAGATTTTCTGCCACAATTTGCTAATCTTTTTGGTATCCATTATCTTCGTGCTGTACCAAGTGCTGATATTAGTGCAACGCTTGGTATGTCTATCTGTGTATTCTTCTTAATTTTATTCTATACCGTGAAATCAAAAGGCGTTAGTGGCCTAGTAAAAGAATATACTCTTCATCCTTTCAACCATTGGGCTTTCATTCCAGTTAACTTTGTGCTTGAAACCGTAACATTATTAGCTAAACCCATTTCATTGGCATTCCGTTTATTCGGTAATATGTATGCAGGTGAATTGATTTTTATCTTAATTGCCGTGATGTATATGGCAGATAATTTCTTATTACAAGCACTTGGTCTTCCATTACATCTTGCATGGGCAATTTTCCATATTTTAGTTATTACACTACAAGCTTTCATCTTTATGATGTTGACTATTGTGTATTTGAGTATTGCTTACAACAAAGCAGATCATTAA
- the glpT_1 gene encoding glycerol-3-phosphate transporter has translation MFGPFKPAPHIAELPADKIDARYKFLRWQVFAGIFFGYAAYYFVRANFDLAQKGLIEAGMYNKAELGIIGTGAGLAYGLSKFVMAGMSDRSNPKVFLPFGLLLSGLCMTMMGLMPWATSGIAVMFVMIFLNGWFQGMGWPPCGRTMVHWWSKSERGTIVSIWNCAHNVGGMVPGAMVLLASAIYFSETGVQATAKDVWQQALYYPGIAAMIAAIPVYFVMKDTPQSCGLPPVEKWRNDYPDDYNEETYEHDLSTKEIFINYVLKNKLLWYIAIANVFVYLIRYGVLKWSPVYLGEVKHFNIKGSAWAYTIYELAAIPGTLICGWVSDKVFKGKRGLTGFIFMILTTLAVFALWKNPATPEAELAQYAGRPFYENPYQLMDFILMTTVGFLIYGPVMLIGLHALELAPKKAAGTSAGFTGLFGYLGGTVSASAVVGWAAEHYGWDGGFYVMITGGVLSVILMLIVMLEEGKHKAKLGDHYGK, from the coding sequence ATGTTTGGTCCTTTTAAACCAGCTCCGCACATTGCAGAGTTACCTGCGGACAAAATTGATGCAAGATATAAATTCTTGCGCTGGCAAGTTTTTGCGGGGATTTTCTTTGGTTATGCGGCTTATTACTTTGTACGTGCAAACTTTGACTTGGCACAAAAAGGGTTAATTGAAGCTGGTATGTATAATAAAGCTGAACTAGGTATTATTGGTACTGGTGCAGGTTTAGCTTATGGTCTTTCTAAATTCGTGATGGCAGGGATGTCTGACCGTTCTAACCCGAAAGTCTTCTTACCATTTGGTTTGTTACTTTCAGGTCTTTGTATGACGATGATGGGTTTAATGCCTTGGGCAACATCAGGCATTGCGGTGATGTTCGTGATGATTTTCTTAAATGGTTGGTTCCAAGGTATGGGGTGGCCGCCATGCGGACGTACGATGGTTCACTGGTGGTCTAAATCTGAACGCGGTACTATCGTGTCTATTTGGAACTGTGCACACAACGTGGGTGGTATGGTACCAGGTGCGATGGTGTTATTAGCATCTGCAATTTATTTTAGTGAAACAGGTGTTCAAGCGACAGCAAAAGATGTATGGCAACAAGCGTTATACTATCCAGGTATTGCTGCTATGATCGCTGCAATTCCAGTGTATTTTGTAATGAAAGATACACCACAATCTTGTGGTTTGCCACCAGTTGAAAAATGGCGTAATGATTACCCAGATGACTATAATGAAGAAACTTATGAACACGATTTATCAACAAAAGAAATCTTCATTAATTATGTGTTGAAAAACAAATTGTTATGGTATATCGCAATCGCTAACGTATTCGTTTATTTAATTCGCTACGGTGTATTAAAATGGTCACCTGTTTACCTTGGTGAAGTTAAACACTTTAATATTAAAGGTAGTGCTTGGGCATATACTATTTATGAATTAGCTGCAATTCCAGGTACATTGATCTGTGGTTGGGTATCTGACAAAGTATTCAAAGGTAAACGTGGTTTAACTGGTTTCATCTTTATGATTCTTACTACCCTTGCTGTATTTGCATTGTGGAAAAACCCAGCAACACCTGAAGCTGAACTTGCACAATACGCAGGCCGTCCATTCTATGAAAACCCATATCAATTAATGGATTTCATTTTGATGACTACAGTTGGTTTCTTAATTTATGGTCCTGTTATGCTTATCGGTTTACATGCTCTTGAGTTAGCACCGAAAAAAGCAGCGGGTACATCAGCAGGTTTCACCGGTTTATTTGGTTATCTTGGTGGTACAGTTTCTGCATCAGCCGTTGTTGGTTGGGCAGCAGAACACTACGGCTGGGACGGTGGTTTCTATGTCATGATTACCGGCGGTGTGTTATCTGTTATCTTGATGCTTATTGTTATGCTTGAAGAAGGTAAACATAAAGCAAAATTAGGTGACCATTACGGTAAATAA
- the gidB gene encoding 16S rRNA methyltransferase GidB, whose protein sequence is MANNLETDLSQKLEILLKQTALSLTDQQKTQLVKLVLLLNKWNKTYNLTSVRDPMEMLVKHILDSLVVSSYLQGMRFVDVGTGPGLPGLPLAIVNPDKEFFLLDSLGKRISFIRNAVRELGLTNVEPVLSRVEEFHPDHQFDGVLSRAFASLKDMTDWCHHLPNENGLFYALKGQYHEDEVQELDVKFNIQQVIKLSVPELEGERHLVLIK, encoded by the coding sequence GTGGCGAATAATTTAGAAACAGATTTAAGCCAAAAACTAGAAATTTTGCTAAAACAAACCGCACTTTCGTTGACCGATCAACAAAAAACACAATTAGTAAAGTTAGTTTTGTTACTGAATAAGTGGAATAAAACCTATAACTTAACTTCTGTGCGTGATCCGATGGAAATGTTGGTTAAGCATATTTTGGATAGTCTTGTGGTAAGTTCTTACTTACAAGGTATGCGTTTTGTTGATGTAGGAACAGGCCCAGGTTTACCTGGGTTACCATTAGCAATTGTTAACCCAGATAAAGAGTTTTTCTTGTTAGATAGCCTTGGTAAACGAATTAGTTTTATTCGTAATGCTGTTCGTGAGTTAGGACTAACAAACGTAGAACCTGTGTTGAGTCGCGTAGAAGAATTTCACCCCGATCACCAATTTGATGGTGTATTAAGTCGTGCCTTTGCAAGCTTAAAGGATATGACAGATTGGTGTCATCATTTACCTAATGAAAATGGGTTATTTTATGCGTTAAAAGGGCAATATCATGAAGATGAAGTGCAAGAATTAGATGTTAAATTTAATATTCAGCAAGTCATTAAATTGAGTGTGCCTGAATTAGAAGGCGAACGTCATTTAGTATTGATTAAATAA
- the emrE gene encoding drug resistance protein → MNPWVLLGFAIIIEVTGTNCIKASEGFTKPLPTIVAIIAFVCSLYLLSIITKTLPIGIVYAVWSGVGIILTSIIGYFLFGQKLDLAGFIGIGLILIGVIVINLFSTHSS, encoded by the coding sequence ATGAACCCGTGGGTGTTATTAGGTTTTGCTATTATAATAGAAGTAACAGGTACAAACTGCATTAAAGCGAGTGAAGGATTTACCAAACCATTGCCAACTATAGTCGCAATCATTGCTTTTGTTTGCTCACTTTATTTACTTTCCATTATAACCAAAACCTTACCAATCGGAATTGTCTATGCAGTTTGGTCGGGCGTAGGGATTATACTTACTTCTATTATTGGTTATTTTTTATTTGGTCAAAAATTAGATCTTGCAGGCTTTATTGGTATAGGTCTGATATTAATAGGGGTAATAGTCATCAATCTATTTTCAACCCATTCCTCGTAA
- a CDS encoding ABC transporter-like protein produces the protein MGIIPIIHKFMILFSNLSLKRGQNLLLENANATINPKQKVGLVGKNGCGKSSLFSLLKQEMQPEGGGVNYPLNWSVSWVNQETPALDISALDYVIEGDRTYTHLQQKLEQANQQNDGHTIAQIHGQLDVIDAWTIQSRAAALLHGLGFSQEKLSHPVKSFSGGWRMRLNLAQALLCPSDLLLLDEPTNHLDLDAVIWLERWLVQYQGTLVLISHDRDFLDPIVNKIIHIENQKLNEYTGDYSSFELQRAEKLSQQTALFRQQQEKIAHLQKYIDRFKAKATKAKQAQSRMKALERMELIAPAHVDNPFTFSFHEPLSLPNPLVMIDKASAGYGIGESAVEILSKIKLNLVPGSRIGLLGKNGAGKSTLIKLLAQELTALSGIVQLAKGVQLGYFAQHQLDTLRAEESAIWHLQKLSPQQTEQELRNYLGSFDFHGDKVNDPVKHFSGGEKARLVLALIVWQRPNLLLLDEPTNHLDLDMRQALTEALVDYQGSLVVVSHDRHLLRNTVEEFYLVHDKQVEEFHGDLDDYAKWLNNDNAQQRNEQKSAVKNDDVLKADNENSSGYRKEQKRREAELRQQTAPLRKQITQFENQMEKLSAQLAEIENLLSDNAIYETENKEKLTALLADQVKTKQALEQVEMDWLDAQDQLEQILGAQE, from the coding sequence ATGGGAATAATCCCCATTATACACAAATTTATGATTTTATTCTCTAATTTATCCTTAAAACGCGGTCAAAACTTACTTCTCGAAAATGCTAACGCGACTATAAATCCTAAGCAAAAAGTGGGATTAGTAGGAAAGAATGGCTGTGGCAAATCATCACTGTTTTCCTTACTTAAACAAGAAATGCAACCTGAAGGGGGTGGCGTTAATTACCCATTAAACTGGTCTGTGTCTTGGGTCAATCAAGAAACACCTGCACTAGATATTTCTGCCTTAGATTATGTGATTGAAGGCGACCGCACTTATACCCATTTACAACAAAAATTAGAACAAGCCAATCAACAGAATGATGGCCATACTATTGCTCAAATTCATGGACAACTTGATGTGATCGATGCTTGGACAATTCAATCTCGCGCAGCGGCGTTATTGCATGGATTAGGTTTTTCACAAGAAAAACTTTCACATCCTGTTAAATCATTTTCGGGCGGTTGGCGGATGCGTTTGAATTTAGCACAGGCCTTACTTTGTCCTTCGGATTTGCTATTGTTAGACGAACCCACTAACCATCTGGACTTAGATGCCGTTATTTGGTTGGAACGTTGGTTGGTACAATATCAAGGGACATTGGTATTAATTTCCCATGACCGTGATTTTCTCGATCCTATCGTAAATAAAATTATTCATATCGAAAATCAGAAACTCAATGAATACACTGGCGATTATTCGAGTTTTGAATTACAACGTGCAGAAAAATTGTCACAACAGACCGCACTTTTCCGTCAACAACAAGAAAAAATTGCTCATTTACAAAAATATATCGACCGTTTTAAAGCCAAAGCCACTAAAGCCAAACAAGCTCAAAGTCGTATGAAAGCCTTAGAACGAATGGAACTGATTGCACCTGCCCACGTGGATAATCCTTTTACCTTTTCTTTCCATGAACCGTTATCTTTACCAAATCCCTTGGTGATGATTGATAAAGCTAGCGCTGGATATGGAATAGGCGAAAGTGCGGTAGAAATTTTATCTAAAATCAAACTCAATTTAGTACCTGGTTCACGCATTGGATTATTGGGTAAAAATGGCGCAGGTAAATCTACCTTAATAAAACTTTTAGCCCAAGAATTGACCGCACTTTCGGGAATAGTTCAACTGGCAAAAGGGGTTCAACTCGGTTATTTTGCTCAACATCAATTAGATACCTTACGTGCAGAAGAAAGCGCCATTTGGCATTTGCAAAAACTCTCTCCACAACAAACCGAGCAAGAGTTACGCAATTATTTAGGTAGTTTTGATTTTCACGGCGATAAAGTCAATGATCCTGTTAAACACTTTTCTGGCGGCGAAAAAGCACGTTTGGTGTTAGCGTTGATCGTTTGGCAGCGTCCGAATTTACTATTGCTTGATGAACCAACTAACCATTTGGATCTCGATATGCGTCAAGCCTTAACAGAAGCCTTGGTAGATTATCAAGGATCCTTGGTAGTGGTTTCTCATGATCGCCATTTGTTACGTAATACAGTAGAAGAATTTTATCTTGTACACGATAAACAAGTAGAAGAATTCCATGGGGATTTGGATGATTATGCCAAATGGTTAAATAACGACAATGCACAACAACGCAATGAACAAAAAAGTGCAGTGAAAAATGATGATGTTTTAAAAGCAGATAATGAAAATTCAAGTGGTTATCGTAAAGAACAAAAACGTCGCGAAGCAGAATTACGTCAACAAACCGCACCATTGCGGAAACAAATTACTCAATTTGAAAACCAAATGGAAAAGTTATCTGCTCAATTAGCTGAAATTGAAAACCTGCTTTCTGATAATGCAATTTATGAAACAGAAAATAAAGAAAAATTAACCGCACTTTTAGCAGATCAAGTAAAAACTAAACAAGCTTTGGAACAAGTTGAAATGGATTGGCTTGATGCGCAGGATCAATTGGAACAAATTTTAGGAGCGCAAGAATGA
- the atpE gene encoding F0F1 ATP synthase subunit C: MESVITATIIGAAILLAFAALGTAIGFAILGGKFLESSARQPELASSLQTKMFIVAGLLDAIAMIAVGISLLFIFANPFIDLLK; encoded by the coding sequence ATGGAATCTGTAATTACAGCAACAATCATTGGTGCAGCAATCCTTTTAGCTTTTGCAGCTTTAGGTACAGCAATCGGCTTTGCTATCTTAGGTGGTAAATTTTTAGAGTCTTCAGCTCGTCAACCAGAGCTTGCATCAAGCTTACAAACTAAAATGTTCATCGTAGCAGGTCTTTTAGATGCTATCGCAATGATCGCTGTAGGTATTTCATTACTTTTCATTTTCGCGAACCCGTTCATTGATTTATTGAAATAA
- the yhgN gene encoding multiple antibiotic resistance (MarC)-like protein, whose amino-acid sequence MFDSLMVQFVVLWAVIDPIGSIPVYLTKTIPLSEDDRRKVALKSVIIAAGILLFFLVVAQGLFEAMQIPLSAFQIAGGLVLFIFALTMIFGESKPEHEIKMNTNINELAVYPLAVPSIASPGAMMAIVLLTDNHRFSFSDQIITTLIMLSVLLITYLLFLVANRIQKLIGNTGAAVISRVMGLILAAVAVNNILMGFHDYFIQK is encoded by the coding sequence ATGTTTGATTCATTAATGGTGCAATTTGTTGTACTTTGGGCTGTTATTGACCCTATTGGCTCTATTCCTGTTTATTTAACAAAAACAATCCCTTTATCAGAAGATGATCGTCGTAAGGTTGCATTAAAATCAGTTATTATCGCAGCAGGTATTTTGTTATTTTTCTTAGTTGTTGCACAAGGCTTATTTGAAGCAATGCAAATTCCGTTGAGTGCATTTCAAATTGCAGGTGGTTTGGTATTGTTTATTTTTGCGTTGACGATGATTTTTGGGGAAAGTAAGCCTGAACACGAAATAAAAATGAATACGAATATTAATGAATTAGCCGTTTATCCTCTTGCAGTTCCGTCAATTGCTTCACCAGGAGCTATGATGGCAATTGTATTATTAACTGATAATCATCGTTTTAGTTTTAGTGATCAAATTATAACGACATTAATTATGTTGTCAGTATTATTGATTACTTATTTATTATTTTTAGTAGCAAATCGAATTCAAAAGTTAATTGGTAACACCGGTGCGGCAGTAATTAGCCGAGTTATGGGGTTAATTTTGGCGGCAGTTGCAGTAAATAATATACTTATGGGATTCCACGATTACTTTATTCAGAAATAA
- the mnmG gene encoding tRNA uridine 5-carboxymethylaminomethyl modification protein GidA encodes MFYTENYDVIVIGGGHAGTEAALAPARMGLKTLLLTHNVDTLGQMSCNPAIGGIGKGHLVKEIDAMGGLMATAADQAGIQFRTLNSSKGPAVRATRAQADRVLYRQAVRIALENQPHLDIFQQEVTDVLIEQDQVTGVATKMGLKFRAKSVILTAGTFLAGKIHIGLQNYEGGRAGDPASVMLSARLRDLGLRVDRLKTGTPPRLDARTINFDVLAKQHGDAELPVFSFMGSVDQHPRQIPCFITHTNEQTHEVIRNNLDRSPMYTGVIEGIGPRYCPSIEDKVMRFSERNSHQIYLEPEGLTSNEIYPNGISTSLPFDVQMGIVNSMKGLEKTRIIKPGYAIEYDYFDPRDLKPTLETKAISGLFFAGQINGTTGYEEAAVQGLLAGINAGLFVQEKDQWFPRRDQAYVGVLVDDLCTLGTKEPYRVFTSRAEYRLLLREDNADIRLTPIAHELGLIDEARWARFNEKMENIEKERERLKQIWIHPQSEHLTVINALVSTPLIREASGEDLLRRPEVTYEKLTQTAVFAPALEDKQAAEQVEIAIKYQGYIEHQQDEIEKQKRHENTAIPERFDYSLVSGLSNEVRSKLEQHRPVSIGQASRISGITPAAISILLVNLKKQGMLKRGE; translated from the coding sequence ATGTTTTACACAGAAAATTACGATGTAATAGTGATCGGTGGTGGTCACGCTGGAACCGAAGCCGCACTTGCGCCTGCGCGTATGGGGCTAAAAACTTTACTTTTAACGCACAATGTCGATACCCTTGGGCAAATGTCTTGTAATCCCGCTATTGGTGGAATTGGAAAAGGGCATTTAGTGAAAGAAATTGATGCGATGGGTGGTTTGATGGCTACAGCGGCTGACCAAGCAGGAATTCAATTTCGTACCTTAAATAGCTCAAAAGGCCCGGCCGTACGTGCAACACGTGCACAGGCAGACCGTGTACTTTACCGTCAAGCGGTGCGTATTGCCCTTGAAAACCAACCTCATTTAGATATTTTTCAACAAGAAGTGACTGATGTATTGATTGAGCAAGATCAAGTGACAGGTGTTGCCACTAAAATGGGATTAAAATTCCGTGCAAAATCCGTAATTTTGACTGCTGGTACATTCTTGGCTGGTAAAATTCACATAGGTTTACAAAATTATGAGGGTGGACGTGCAGGCGATCCTGCATCTGTCATGCTTTCTGCACGTTTACGCGATTTAGGTTTACGCGTAGATCGTTTAAAAACTGGAACACCACCTCGTTTAGATGCGCGTACGATCAATTTTGATGTATTAGCAAAACAACATGGTGATGCTGAACTACCTGTATTCTCTTTTATGGGCTCAGTGGATCAACATCCGCGCCAAATTCCTTGTTTTATTACACATACGAATGAACAAACTCACGAAGTGATCCGTAATAATTTGGATCGTAGCCCAATGTACACTGGGGTAATCGAAGGAATTGGTCCTCGTTATTGTCCGTCTATTGAAGATAAAGTGATGCGTTTTTCTGAACGTAATTCTCACCAAATTTATCTTGAGCCTGAAGGTTTAACTTCAAATGAAATTTATCCGAATGGAATTTCAACCAGCTTACCTTTTGATGTACAAATGGGTATTGTTAATTCTATGAAAGGATTAGAAAAAACCCGAATTATTAAACCAGGTTACGCGATTGAATATGATTATTTTGATCCAAGGGATCTAAAACCAACTTTGGAAACCAAAGCGATTAGTGGTTTGTTCTTTGCTGGTCAAATTAATGGTACAACAGGTTATGAAGAAGCTGCAGTACAAGGTTTGTTAGCAGGTATTAACGCAGGTTTATTTGTACAAGAAAAAGATCAATGGTTTCCTCGTCGCGATCAGGCTTATGTTGGCGTATTAGTTGACGATCTTTGCACATTAGGTACAAAAGAACCTTACCGTGTATTTACCTCTCGTGCAGAATATCGTTTATTGTTACGTGAAGACAATGCAGATATCCGCTTAACACCAATTGCTCATGAATTAGGTTTAATTGATGAAGCTCGTTGGGCACGTTTTAATGAAAAAATGGAAAATATTGAAAAAGAACGTGAGCGTTTAAAACAAATTTGGATTCATCCACAATCAGAGCATTTGACTGTAATTAATGCATTGGTAAGTACTCCACTAATTCGTGAAGCGAGCGGTGAAGATCTGTTGCGTCGTCCAGAAGTGACCTATGAAAAATTAACTCAAACGGCTGTGTTTGCTCCAGCACTCGAGGATAAACAAGCGGCTGAACAAGTGGAAATTGCTATTAAATATCAAGGTTATATTGAGCATCAACAAGATGAAATTGAAAAGCAAAAACGCCATGAAAATACAGCAATTCCTGAACGTTTTGATTATTCATTAGTGTCTGGTTTATCGAATGAAGTGCGGTCAAAATTGGAGCAACACCGACCAGTAAGTATTGGTCAAGCTAGCCGTATATCAGGTATTACCCCTGCGGCAATTTCAATTTTGTTAGTAAATCTTAAAAAACAAGGGATGCTTAAACGTGGCGAATAA